From Cetobacterium sp. ZOR0034, a single genomic window includes:
- a CDS encoding HutD family protein, giving the protein MDYKIIRKENQKESSWAGGVSKELYIFPDGSTLNSPFNFRVSTATINKGAYTFTHFNNYKRLLILLKGHIKLEIDSNEYLLNPMSHIFFSGDSNTKSVAEEDSEDFNLIFKEDVELLTFHITDKNLSGEILSNKAINIFYNLENTKHIYINNNEYLLESGDTAIVCGNNFKVEGEGKGIVLSLNIK; this is encoded by the coding sequence ATGGATTATAAAATTATTAGAAAAGAAAATCAAAAAGAATCTTCATGGGCTGGAGGAGTTTCAAAAGAACTTTATATTTTTCCTGATGGTTCAACTTTAAATAGCCCATTTAACTTTAGAGTTTCTACAGCTACAATTAATAAGGGAGCATACACTTTCACACATTTTAATAATTATAAAAGACTTCTTATTCTTTTAAAAGGACACATAAAATTAGAGATAGATAGCAATGAATATCTTTTAAATCCTATGTCTCATATATTCTTTTCAGGAGATAGTAACACTAAAAGTGTTGCAGAAGAAGATAGTGAAGATTTCAACCTTATCTTTAAGGAGGATGTAGAGCTTCTAACTTTTCATATTACTGATAAAAATCTTTCTGGTGAAATATTATCTAATAAAGCTATCAATATCTTTTATAATTTAGAAAATACTAAACATATATATATAAATAACAACGAGTATCTTTTAGAATCTGGTGATACTGCTATTGTTTGTGGAAATAATTTTAAGGTTGAAGGTGAAGGAAAAGGAATTGTTTTATCACTGAATATAAAATAA